A single region of the Panthera tigris isolate Pti1 chromosome B1, P.tigris_Pti1_mat1.1, whole genome shotgun sequence genome encodes:
- the RBM47 gene encoding RNA-binding protein 47 isoform X1 produces MTAEDSTAAMSSDSAAASSAKVPEGVAGAPNEAALLALMERTGYSMVQENGQRKYGGPPPGWEGPHPQRGCEVFVGKIPRDVYEDELVPVFEAVGRIYELRLMMDFDGKNRGYAFVMYCHKNEAKRAVRELNNYEIRPGRLLGVCCSVDNCRLFIGGIPKMKKREEILEEIAKVTEGVLDVIVYASAADKMKNRGFAFVEYESHRAAAMARRKLMPGRIQLWGHQIAVDWAEPEIDVDEDVMETVKILYVRNLMIETTEDTIKKSFGQFNPGCVERVKKIRDYAFVHFVSREDAVHAMNNLNGTELEGSCLEVTLAKPVDKEQYSRYQKAAKGGGAAEAAVPQPSYVYSCDPYTLAYYGYPYNALIGPNRDYFVKAGSVRGRGRGAAGNRAPGPRGSYLGGYSAGRGIYSRYHEGKGKQQEKGYELVPNLEISAVNPVAIKPGTVAIPAIGAQYSVFQAAPAPKIIEDGKIHTMEHMISPIAVQPDPASAAAAAAAAAVIPAVSTPPPFQGRPITPVYTVAPNVQRIPTAGIYGASYVPFAAPATATIATLQKNAAAAAAVYGGYAGYIPQAFPAAAIQVPIHDVYQTY; encoded by the exons ATGACCGCAGAGGATTCCACCGCAGCCATGAGCAGCGACTCGGCCGCCGCGTCCTCGGCCAAGGTGCCCGAGGGCGTGGCCGGCGCGCCCAACGAGGCGGCGCTGCTGGCGCTGATGGAGCGCACGGGCTACAGCATGGTGCAGGAGAACGGGCAGCGCAAGTACGGCGGCCCGCCGCCCGGCTGGGAGGGCCCGCACCCGCAACGCGGCTGCGAGGTCTTCGTGGGCAAGATCCCGCGAGACGTGTACGAGGACGAGCTGGTGCCCGTGTTCGAGGCGGTGGGCCGCATCTACGAGCTGCGCCTCATGATGGACTTCGACGGCAAGAACCGCGGCTACGCCTTCGTCATGTACTGCCACAAGAACGAGGCCAAGCGCGCCGTGCGCGAGCTCAACAACTACGAGATCCGCCCGGGCCGCCTGCTCGGCGTGTGCTGCAGCGTGGACAACTGCCGCCTCTTCATCGGTGGCATCCCCAAGATGAAGAAGCGCGAGGAGATCCTGGAGGAGATCGCCAAGGTCACCGAGGGCGTGCTGGACGTGATCGTCTACGCCAGCGCGGCCGACAAGATGAAGAACCGCGGCTTCGCCTTCGTCGAGTACGAGAGCCACCGCGCGGCCGCCATGGCGCGCCGCAAGCTCATGCCCGGCCGCATCCAGCTGTGGGGCCACCAGATCGCCGTGGACTGGGCCGAGCCCGAGATCGACGTGGACGAGGACGTGATGGAGACCGTGAAGATCCTCTACGTGCGCAACCTCATGATCGAGACCACGGAGGACACCATCAAGAAGAGCTTCGGCCAGTTCAACCCGGGCTGCGTGGAGCGCGTCAAGAAGATCCGCGACTACGCCTTCGTGCACTTCGTCAGCCGGGAGGACGCCGTGCATGCCATGAACAACCTCAACGGCACTGAGCTGGAGGGCTCGTGCCTCGAGGTGACGCTGGCCAAGCCCGTGGACAAGGAGCAGTACTCCCGCTACCAGAAGGCGGCCAAGGGCGGCGGCGCGGCCGAGGCGGCGGTGCCGCAGCCCAGCTACGTGTACTCTTGCGACCCCTACACGCTGGCCTACTACGGCTACCCCTACAACGCGCTCATCGGGCCCAACAGAGACTACTTTGTGAAAG CAGGCAGCGTAAGAGGCCGGGGTCGAGGTGCGGCTGGCAACAGAGCCCCAGGGCCCAGGGGTTCCTACCTCGGGGGATATTCGGCTGGCCGTGGTATATATAGCCGATATcatgaagggaaaggaaagcagcaagaaaaaggaTATGAACTTGTACCGAATTTGGAAATCTCTGCCGTCAATCCAGTTGCCATTAAACCTGGTACAG TGGCCATCCCTGCCATTGGGGCCCAGTATTCCGTATTTCAGGCCGCCCCAGCCCCTAAAATAATTGAAGATGGCAAAATCCACACAATGGAGCACATGATCAGCCCCATCGCGGTGCAGCCAGACCCAGCCAGCGCCgcagctgccgccgccgccgccgccgtcatTCCTGCTGTGTCAACGCCGCCACCTTTCCAG gGCCGCCCGATAACTCCAGTGTATACAGTGGCTCCAAACGTTCAGAGAATTCCCACTGCGGGGATCTACGGGGCCAGTTACGTTCCGTTTGCTGCTCCAGCCACGGCCACGATCGCCACACTACAGAAGAATGCGGCTGCCGCTGCCGCCGTCTATGGAGGATATGCGGGCTACATACCTCAGGCCTTCCCCGCCGCTGCTATCCAGGTGCCCATCCACGACGTCTACCAGACATACTGA
- the RBM47 gene encoding RNA-binding protein 47 isoform X2, translated as MTAEDSTAAMSSDSAAASSAKVPEGVAGAPNEAALLALMERTGYSMVQENGQRKYGGPPPGWEGPHPQRGCEVFVGKIPRDVYEDELVPVFEAVGRIYELRLMMDFDGKNRGYAFVMYCHKNEAKRAVRELNNYEIRPGRLLGVCCSVDNCRLFIGGIPKMKKREEILEEIAKVTEGVLDVIVYASAADKMKNRGFAFVEYESHRAAAMARRKLMPGRIQLWGHQIAVDWAEPEIDVDEDVMETVKILYVRNLMIETTEDTIKKSFGQFNPGCVERVKKIRDYAFVHFVSREDAVHAMNNLNGTELEGSCLEVTLAKPVDKEQYSRYQKAAKGGGAAEAAVPQPSYVYSCDPYTLAYYGYPYNALIGPNRDYFVKGSVRGRGRGAAGNRAPGPRGSYLGGYSAGRGIYSRYHEGKGKQQEKGYELVPNLEISAVNPVAIKPGTVAIPAIGAQYSVFQAAPAPKIIEDGKIHTMEHMISPIAVQPDPASAAAAAAAAAVIPAVSTPPPFQGRPITPVYTVAPNVQRIPTAGIYGASYVPFAAPATATIATLQKNAAAAAAVYGGYAGYIPQAFPAAAIQVPIHDVYQTY; from the exons ATGACCGCAGAGGATTCCACCGCAGCCATGAGCAGCGACTCGGCCGCCGCGTCCTCGGCCAAGGTGCCCGAGGGCGTGGCCGGCGCGCCCAACGAGGCGGCGCTGCTGGCGCTGATGGAGCGCACGGGCTACAGCATGGTGCAGGAGAACGGGCAGCGCAAGTACGGCGGCCCGCCGCCCGGCTGGGAGGGCCCGCACCCGCAACGCGGCTGCGAGGTCTTCGTGGGCAAGATCCCGCGAGACGTGTACGAGGACGAGCTGGTGCCCGTGTTCGAGGCGGTGGGCCGCATCTACGAGCTGCGCCTCATGATGGACTTCGACGGCAAGAACCGCGGCTACGCCTTCGTCATGTACTGCCACAAGAACGAGGCCAAGCGCGCCGTGCGCGAGCTCAACAACTACGAGATCCGCCCGGGCCGCCTGCTCGGCGTGTGCTGCAGCGTGGACAACTGCCGCCTCTTCATCGGTGGCATCCCCAAGATGAAGAAGCGCGAGGAGATCCTGGAGGAGATCGCCAAGGTCACCGAGGGCGTGCTGGACGTGATCGTCTACGCCAGCGCGGCCGACAAGATGAAGAACCGCGGCTTCGCCTTCGTCGAGTACGAGAGCCACCGCGCGGCCGCCATGGCGCGCCGCAAGCTCATGCCCGGCCGCATCCAGCTGTGGGGCCACCAGATCGCCGTGGACTGGGCCGAGCCCGAGATCGACGTGGACGAGGACGTGATGGAGACCGTGAAGATCCTCTACGTGCGCAACCTCATGATCGAGACCACGGAGGACACCATCAAGAAGAGCTTCGGCCAGTTCAACCCGGGCTGCGTGGAGCGCGTCAAGAAGATCCGCGACTACGCCTTCGTGCACTTCGTCAGCCGGGAGGACGCCGTGCATGCCATGAACAACCTCAACGGCACTGAGCTGGAGGGCTCGTGCCTCGAGGTGACGCTGGCCAAGCCCGTGGACAAGGAGCAGTACTCCCGCTACCAGAAGGCGGCCAAGGGCGGCGGCGCGGCCGAGGCGGCGGTGCCGCAGCCCAGCTACGTGTACTCTTGCGACCCCTACACGCTGGCCTACTACGGCTACCCCTACAACGCGCTCATCGGGCCCAACAGAGACTACTTTGTGAAAG GCAGCGTAAGAGGCCGGGGTCGAGGTGCGGCTGGCAACAGAGCCCCAGGGCCCAGGGGTTCCTACCTCGGGGGATATTCGGCTGGCCGTGGTATATATAGCCGATATcatgaagggaaaggaaagcagcaagaaaaaggaTATGAACTTGTACCGAATTTGGAAATCTCTGCCGTCAATCCAGTTGCCATTAAACCTGGTACAG TGGCCATCCCTGCCATTGGGGCCCAGTATTCCGTATTTCAGGCCGCCCCAGCCCCTAAAATAATTGAAGATGGCAAAATCCACACAATGGAGCACATGATCAGCCCCATCGCGGTGCAGCCAGACCCAGCCAGCGCCgcagctgccgccgccgccgccgccgtcatTCCTGCTGTGTCAACGCCGCCACCTTTCCAG gGCCGCCCGATAACTCCAGTGTATACAGTGGCTCCAAACGTTCAGAGAATTCCCACTGCGGGGATCTACGGGGCCAGTTACGTTCCGTTTGCTGCTCCAGCCACGGCCACGATCGCCACACTACAGAAGAATGCGGCTGCCGCTGCCGCCGTCTATGGAGGATATGCGGGCTACATACCTCAGGCCTTCCCCGCCGCTGCTATCCAGGTGCCCATCCACGACGTCTACCAGACATACTGA